One part of the Raphanus sativus cultivar WK10039 chromosome 7, ASM80110v3, whole genome shotgun sequence genome encodes these proteins:
- the LOC108817645 gene encoding uncharacterized protein LOC108817645: MRIEGRDLIDLVLSWSLEEVLDVDLYKGQVGTIPTEFDSTVDYFKSFVPSLIEETHAALLKSIKTLHRSRVVEINYIYPTPEFELPNNLFYKVHLSPDESSSLIPKDLIALTDKRPNRLDGFNITNEPYVVAIVCKADPDRPNVVTILASKPLLLENSVRQMKKKESLFGVYMTNITTNVRIWNSLHLGLQGGNLNLLSTVLKRNTHDDDDGVCIQCRLGGSDGLVPSRFLNLNPSQEDAILSCLDVRRCHHANTIKLIWGPPGTGKTKTTSILLFTLLNAKCRTLTCTPTNVSVIEVASRVVKLVSRSLKIGNYGLGDVVLFGNGERMKIKERKDLVGFFIDERVDKLYPCFMPFYGWRASINSMICLLEDPQGQYYQYLEKSKDAVSKSFQEYLTERFGELRNDLELAFSSLCTHLPTALLSTQAATLMYESIDLVKDARVSAAPEEGVSGGGLKSILFVNGDRFIREQQQVTVEDYYLKLLRLIPEIFTLPGVGDKHLIKELCLGHACLLFSTASCSARLYTGRPIHLVVIDEAAQLKECETAIPLLLPGIKHSILIGDEKQLPAMVESQIVLEAGFGRSLFERLAILKHKKYLLNIQYRMHRSISIFPNREFYGMQIQDAPTVKQRNYTKQYLPGKMYGPYSFINIAHGEEQYGEGRSLINNAEVAVVSDIIANLLQVSKRTKMRISVGVISPYKSQVLAIQEKIQETCSGCDAGGLFTLKVRSVDGFQGGEEDIIIVSTVRSNGIGRVGFLTYRQRTNVLLTRARHCLWILGNEATMMNSKSVWRYLIQDARKRDCFHNAEEDESLARAIIDTAKIELDTPLNKSRWKVCFSDEFKKSVGEIKNPEMYRKIKGFLERISQGWLHEEEESERDGLIKQSKIDDVLRLIWAVEIMKEEFQYIQVVKIWDVVPSCDAPEAVKSLNLQLHMEYTEDEVEKCRARCISGDIVVPFRWSLESTNGNVNSEVMDETFGSLNLAGEMVTSEQPNDSLEDEKEEEAIEIDRLSHLLSSITL, encoded by the exons ATGCGTATTGAAGGAAGAGATTTGATCGATCTCGTGCTATCTTGGTCTCTTGAAGAAGTACTCGACGTAGATCTTTATAAAGGACAG GTGGGAACGATTCCTACTGAGTTCGACTCAACCGTAGACTACTTCAAGTCCTTTGTTCCTTCACTCATAGAAGAAACACATGCTGCTTTGTTGAAGAGCATAAAGACACTGCATCGGTCCCGTGTGGTCGAAATAAACTACATTTACCCAACCCCTGAGTTCGAGCTTCCTAATAACTTGTTCTATAAAGTGCATTTGAGTCCCGATGAGTCATCGTCATTGATACCAAAAGATCTCATCGCGCTTACGGATAAAAGGCCTAACCGTCTTGATGGCTTCAACATCACCAACGAACCTTATGTAGTTGCTATAGTCTGTAAAGCTGATCCAGACAGGCCTAATGTTGTCACTATCTTGGCTTCAAAACCGCTTCTGCTTGAGAATAGTGTTCGtcaaatgaaaaagaaagagagcctTTTTGGTGTTTATATGACTAATATAACCACTAACGTTCGTATCTGGAACTCACTGCATCTTGGTTTACAAGGTGGGAACTTGAATCTTCTCTCTACAGTCCTTAAGAGAAAcactcatgatgatgatgatggagttTGCATTCAATGCCGACTTGGAGGAAGCGACGGTCTCGTCCCTAGTCGTTTCCTGAACCTGAATCCTTCACAGGAAGATGCGATACTGAGCTGTCTGGACGTTAGAAGATGCCACCATGCGAACACCATCAAACTGATTTGGGGTCCACCAGGGACAGGGAAGACCAAGACGACGAGTATACTGCTGTTCACGCTTCTGAATGCTAAATGCAGAACCTTGACTTGTACTCCAACTAACGTTTCTGTTATCGAAGTGGCGTCAAGAGTTGTGAAACTAGTCTCAAGATCGTTAAAGATCGGTAACTACGGTCTTGGAGATGTGGTTTTGTTTGGGAACGGGGAGAGAATGAAGATCAAAGAGAGGAAAGATCTCGTTGGCTTCTTCATTGACGAGCGCGTTGATAAGCTGTACCCATGTTTCATGCCGTTTTACGGATGGAGAGCTTCTATCAACTCCATGATATGTTTACTCGAGGATCCACAAGGACAGTATTATCAGTACTTGGAGAAAAGCAAAGACGCTGTCTCTAAATCGTTTCAGGAGTATCTAACAGAGAGGTTCGGTGAGCTTAGGAACGACCTGGAGCTTGCTTTCTCAAGCTTATGCACACATCTGCCTACTGCTTTACTCTCAACACAAGCCGCAACGCTTATGTATGAATCTATCGACCTTGTCAAAGACGCTAGAGTTTCAGCTGCACCAGAGGAAGGTGTGAGTGGTGGAGGACTAAAATCTATCCTCTTTGTTAACGGTGACAGATTCATCAGAGAACAACAACAAGTGACGGTGGAAGATTATTATCTAAAGCTGTTGAGATTGATCCCTGAAATTTTCACACTTCCAGGTGTTGGTGATAAGCATTTGATCAAAGAGCTTTGCTTGGGCCACGCTTGCCTGCTTTTCTCTACAGCGTCATGCTCTGCAAGGCTATACACTGGACGACCAATACACCTTGTTGTGATCGACGAAGCTGCTCAGCTAAAGGAATGTGAAACAGCCATTCCTCTGCTGCTTCCAGGAATCAAGCATTCGATTTTGATTGGAGATGAGAAACAGCTTCCAGCAATGGTCGAAAGCCAGATTGTTTTGGAGGCAGGGTTTGGGAGAAGTCTCTTTGAAAGATTGGCGATTCTTAAGCACAAGAAGTACTTGCTAAACATCCAATACAGGATGCATCGATCGATAAGTATCTTCCCAAACAGAGAGTTCTACGGAATGCAGATTCAAGACGCTCCAACGGTTAAGCAAAGAAACTACACAAAGCAATATCTTCCTGGGAAAATGTATGGTCCCTACTCTTTCATCAACATAGCACATGGTGAAGAACAATATGGAGAAGGACGTAGTCTGATAAACAACGCTGAGGTTGCTGTTGTGTCGGATATAATAGCTAACCTTCTCCAAG TTTCGAAGAGAACAAAGATGCGCATAAGCGTTGGTGTCATTTCACCTTATAAGTCTCAAGTACTGGCGATCCAAGAAAAGATTCAGGAGACATGTAGTGGGTGTGATGCAGGAGGGCTGTTTACGTTGAAGGTTAGGTCAGTGGATGGGTTTCAAGGTGGTGAAGAGGATATAATCATTGTATCAACTGTTAGGTCCAATGGTATTGGAAGAGTTGGGTTTCTTACATACAGACAAAGAACAAATGTGTTGCTCACTAGAGCAAGGCATTGTTTATGGATACTTGGAAACGAGGCAACTATGATGAATAGCAAGTCTGTGTGGAGGTATCTGATACAAGACGCGAGAAAGCGTGACTGTTTCCATAATGCTGAAGAAGACGAGTCATTAGCGCGTGCTATTATTGATACTGCGAAAATCGAGCTTGATACACCACTGAACAAATCAAGATGGAAG GTTTGCTTCAGCGATGAGTTCAAGAAATCTGTAGGAGAGATTAAGAACCCGGAGATGTACAGGAAGATCAAGGGTTTCTTGGAAAGGATATCACAGGGTTGGCTTCATGAAGAAGAGGAGTCAGAGAGAGATGGTTTGATAAAACAAAGCAAGATCGATGATGTTCTAAGGCTCATTTGGGCTGTGGAAATTATGAAGGAAGAGTTTCAGTATATCCAAGTTGTGAAGATATGGGATGTTGTGCCATCATGTGATGCTCCTGAAGCAGTAAAAAGTCTGAACTTACAACTTCATATGGAATATACGGAAGACGAGGTAGAAAAGTGCAGAGCCAGATGTATCAGTGG GGACATAGTTGTACCCTTCAGATGGTCTTTAGAGTCTACAAATGGAAATGTAAATAGCGAGGTTATGGATGAGACATTTGGATCACTCAACCTTGCGGGAGAAATGGTGACTTCTGAACAACCCAA TGACTCTCTGgaagatgaaaaagaagaagaggctATCGAAATAGACCGGTTAAGCCATCTTCTTTCCTCCATTACTCTGTGA
- the LOC108817647 gene encoding probable metal-nicotianamine transporter YSL7 yields MEVERAKKDDDDRNSAADGGGGSAAEEVSVERIFEESADPPPPWQNQITFRAMVVSFILSILFTFVVMKLNLTTGIIPSLNISAGLLSFFFVKTWTKILNKAGILKQPFTRQENTVIQTCVVASSGIAFSGGFGSYLFGMSDVVAKQSAEANTPLNIKNPHLGWMIGFLFIVSFLGLFSVVPLRKIMIVDFKLTYPSGTATAHLINSFHTPQGAKLAKKQVRALGKFFSFSFLWGFFQWFFTSGDGCGFANFPTFGLEAYENKFYFDFSATYVGVGMICPYLINVSLLVGSILSWGVMWPLIGAQKGKWYSADLSSTSLHGLQGYKVFIAIAMILGDGLYNFIKVLGRTVVGLYKQFKNRDALPVNDRSPSNTVTISYDDKRRTELFLKDRIPSWIAVTGYVVMAIISIITVPHIFPQLRWYHILTMYIIAPVLAFCNAYGCGLTDWSLASTYGKLAIFTIGAWAGAANGGVLAGLAACGVMMNIVSTASDLMQDFKTGYMTLASPRSMFLSQAIGTAMGCVISPCVFWLFYKAFPDFGQTGTAYPAPYALVYRNMSILGVEGFSALPHNCLMLCYIFFAAAVFVNGVRDAVGPNWSRFIPLPMAMAIPFYIGGYFTIDMCVGSLILFLWRKLNRPKADAYSSAVASGLICGEGIWTLPSSVLALASVKPPICMKFLSAATNVKVDSFLNPS; encoded by the exons ATGGAGGTAGAGCGAGCCAAGAAAGACGACGACGATCGCAATTCCGCAgcagatggaggaggaggatccGCCGCCGAAGAAGTCTCCGTGGAGAGAATCTTCGAGGAGAGCGCCGATCCTCCTCCCCCGTGGCAGAACCAGATCACGTTCAGAGCGATGGTAGTGAGCTTCATCCTCTCGATCCTCTTCACCTTCGTGGTGATGAAGCTGAACCTCACGACGGGGATCATCCCGTCGCTCAACATCTCCGCGGGGCTGCTGAGCTTCTTCTTCGTGAAGACGTGGACGAAGATACTCAACAAGGCTGGGATCCTGAAACAGCCGTTCACGAGGCAGGAGAACACCGTTATTCAGACGTGCGTCGTCGCTTCCTCCGGGATCGCCTTTAGCG GAGGGTTTGGTAGTTATCTCTTTGGGATGAGTGATGTTGTTGCTAAACAATCAGCCGAAGCTAATACTCCTCTCAACATAAAGAATCCTCATTTGGGTTGGATGATTGGATTTCTCTTTATCGTTAGCTTTCTTGGTCTCTTCTCTGTTGTTCCCCTTCGAAAG ATCATGATAGTGGACTTCAAATTGACATATCCTAGTGGTACTGCAACTGCTCATCTCATCAACAGCTTCCACACTCCCCAGGGTGCCAAGCTCGCAAA GAAGCAAGTGAGAGCATTAGGAAAGTTCTTCTCATTCAGTTTCTTGTGGGGTTTCTTTCAATGGTTCTTCACTTCTGGTGACGGCTGTGGATTTGCTAACTTCCCTACATTTGGTCTCGAAGCCTACGAAAACaa GTTCTATTTTGATTTCTCGGCTACATATGTTGGTGTTGGAATGATATGTCCATATCTAATCAATGTGTCGCTTCTGGTTGGATCAATACTATCATGGGGTGTAATGTGGCCTCTCATTGGTGCCCAAAAAGGCAAATGGTACTCTGCTGATCTTAGTTCAACTAGTCTCCACGGCCTTCAAGGCTACAAG GTGTTTATAGCCATAGCTATGATCCTCGGTGATGGTCTCTACAACTTCATCAAAGTCCTAGGCCGCACTGTCGTCGGTCTATACAAGCAGTTCAAGAACAGAGATGCTCTTCCCGTAAACGACCGGTCACCATCAAACACAGTAACCATTTCCTACGACGACAAACGAAGAACAGAGCTTTTCCTCAAAGACAGAATTCCATCATGGATCGCTGTAACCGGTTACGTAGTCATGGCCATAATCTCAATCATCACAGTTCCACACATCTTCCCTCAGCTCAGATGGTACCACATCTTGACCATGTACATAATCGCTCCTGTCCTAGCCTTCTGTAACGCCTACGGCTGCGGACTCACCGACTGGTCCTTAGCTTCTACCTACGGAAAACTCGCCATTTTCACCATCGGAGCTTGGGCTGGTGCAGCCAACGGAGGTGTCTTGGCAGGACTCGCGGCTTGTGGTGTCATGATGAACATTGTCTCCACCGCTTCTGATCTCATGCAAGATTTCAAAACCGGTTACATGACATTAGCTTCGCcgagatcaatgttcttgagccAAGCGATTGGCACAGCGATGGGCTGCGTCATCTCTCCTTGCGTCTTCTGGCTATTCTACAAGGCCTTTCCTGACTTCGGTCAAACCGGAACCGCGTATCCCGCACCTTACGCCTTAGTCTACAGAAACATGTCGATACTCGGAGTAGAAGGATTCTCTGCTCTGCCCCACAATTGCCTCATGCTCTGTTACATATTCTTCGCGGCAGCAGTGTTTGTGAACGGTGTGAGAGACGCCGTGGGGCCTAACTGGTCTCGGTTCATCCCTCTCCCGATGGCTATGGCTATACCGTTTTACATCGGAGGTTACTTCACGATCGATATGTGCGTGGGAAGTCTGATTCTATTCTTATGGAGGAAGCTGAATAGACCAAAAGCAGATGCGTACTCTTCAGCTGttgcttctggtttgatatgtGGTGAAGGGATATGGACGTTACCGAGCTCCGTACTTGCCTTAGCTAGTGTTAAGCCTCCTATCTGCATGAAGTTCTTGTCTGCCGCTACCAACGTTAAGGTTGATTCTTTCTTAAACCCTTCTTAA
- the LOC130497742 gene encoding receptor-like serine/threonine-protein kinase SD1-6 has translation MRNVPNYLHPYIIFIFVFIFFPSFGVYAKTLSATESLTISNNKTIVSRNETFELGFFTPGTSSRWYLGIWYSKIPTRTYVWVANRDNPLSHPNGSLKISSDNNLVIFDHSSDTPVWSTNLTVGTMRSPLVAELLDNGNFVLRDSNNNNNEYLWQSFDFPTDTLLPDMKLGWDKKTGLDRVLRSWRNPEDPSSGDFSVKLETRGFPEYYVFNKESIIYRSGPWIGNRFSCVPEMKPIDYMVYIFVASNEEVTYSYQMTKPDVYSILSVTSTGNIQRRNWIETAQTWKPLWYQPKDICDKYKQCGSYGYGDSNTIPNCNCIKGFERRNEQEWALRDDSAGCVRKTRLSCDGRDGFVVLKKMKLPDTTATVLDRGIGLKECEAKCLQDCNCTAYANTDIRDGGSGCVIWKGGLLDIRSYANGGQDLYVKLAAADLG, from the coding sequence ATGAGAAATGTACCAAACTACCTCCATCCTtacatcatcttcatcttcgtcTTCATTTTCTTTCCATCTTTCGGTGTCTATGCCAAAACACTATCTGCTACAGAGTCTCTCACAATCTCAAACAACAAAACCATTGTATCTCGTAACGAAACCTTCGAGCTCGGTTTCTTCACTCCCGGAACAAGTTCACGTTGGTATCTCGGGATATGGTACAGCAAAATCCCTACCAGGACCTACGTATGGGTTGCCAACAGAGACAACCCACTGTCTCATCCCAACGGATCTCTCAAAATATCATCAGACAACAACCTCGTCATTTTCGATCACTCCTCCGACACACCTGTTTGGTCAACGAATCTAACCGTTGGCACTATGAGATCTCCACTGGTGGCAGAGCTTCTCGATAACGGTAACTTCGTGCTCAGAGACTCCAACAACAATAACAACGAGTACTTGTGGCAGAGTTTCGATTTTCCAACAGATACTTTGCTTCCGGATATGAAACTGGGCTGGGATAAAAAAACCGGTTTAGACCGAGTCTTGAGATCCTGGAGAAATCCGGAGGATCCATCGAGCGGCGATTTCTCGGTTAAACTCGAAACCAGAGGGTTCCCTGAGTATTACGTATTCAACAAAGAGTCAATTATCTACCGGAGCGGTCCATGGATCGGAAACCGGTTTAGCTGCGTACCGGAGATGAAACCAATTGATTACATGGTTTACATTTTCGTAGCGAGTAACGAAGAAGTGACTTACTCATACCAAATGACCAAACCCGACGTATACTCCATACTAAGCGTAACCTCGACGGGAAACATACAACGACGGAACTGGATCGAGACAGCGCAGACTTGGAAACCATTGTGGTACCAACCAAAGGACATATGCGACAAGTACAAACAGTGTGGGAGTTACGGTTATGGCGATTCCAACACCATACCGAACTGTAACTGCATCAAAGGGTTTGAGCGACGAAACGAGCAAGAGTGGGCTTTGAGAGATGATTCAGCTGGTTGCGTGAGGAAGACGAGGTTGAGTTGTGATGGTAGAGACGGGTTTGTGGttctgaagaagatgaaactgCCGGATACTACGGCTACGGTTTTGGACAGAGGAATTGGGTTGAAGGAGTGTGAAGCCAAGTGCCTACAAGATTGTAACTGTACGGCGTATGCTAACACGGATATTCGTGACGGCGGGTCGGGTTGTGTGATTTGGAAGGGAGGGCTTTTGGATATCAGGAGTTATGCAAATGGTGGTCAGGATCTCTACGTTAAACTAGCGGCTGCTGATCTCGGTTAG